Genomic segment of Ptychodera flava strain L36383 unplaced genomic scaffold, AS_Pfla_20210202 Scaffold_95__1_contigs__length_380228_pilon, whole genome shotgun sequence:
acgtacatacatacatacatacatacatacatacatacatacatacataacacacacagacagacagacagacagacagacagacagacagacagacagacatacatacatacatacatacatacatacatacatacatacatacatacatacatacatacatacatacatacatacatacatacatacatacatacatacatacatacacatacatacatacatacatacatacatacatacaacatacacacatacacacatacacacatacacacatactacatacatacatacatacatacatacatactacatacatacatacatacatacatacatacatacatacatacatacatacatacatacatcatacatacatacatacttacttacttacttacttacttacttacactACCCATTAGTCATTTTATGCACTTTAACAGCATATCACAAACATTCAATCAATTTTGGTGATATAATTTTCctcacattcctggctgctTGGAGTGCGGGATCGGCGGTGTGGGGAAAAACggtcccacactctcagaaaatcgtcccacactctgtagtaaatattacacgagctctgattggatgatataAACAGTATGTTTCGTTCCATGCAcgaaatgttatccaatggcacgacgagtaacacacggacctaGACTACGAAGTAAGgaggtcagagtacagtggcagacgacagagttgtcacgattttggctaatgttgtacatgtccaatatgaattaaacgcattttgtggtcatgtgagaaatagaatctcacacaccaaggacccgggatcagatttctctcaCTCGTTGGGGACATTTTGTCTTAAACTCGCCTGAGGCtcttgtgagacaaaatatccccaactcgtgtgagaaatctgatcccaggtccttggggtgtgagattctattaatcccAATAGCTGACGCTGTAACATCACTTCCGTGGTGGGCTTGAGGAACTGATAAAAATGAGCCGATTTGATAAGGTGATGGTCTAAAATCCTTTGCAAGGCTGTTTTTTAATTAGTGTCAGAATTGCATTATCTTTTGCAACACTCATTCATTCAACTAAGCATGAAAGCAGACGGAAATAAATCAGGTTAATGTATGTTGACGTCAAAGATCCAATGGTGTCTTATGGTCAACGAACAATATAGAGTTCTTCCCTTCCGTCAGGAGCACATGGAGTAAATGGTCTCGAATATAAAATATGGCTGAAGTCTATTAGACGGAATGAAACTTACAAACTTGTTAAAATCTGAAAGACAAACCTGAAATCTTAGCAGTCGTTCAGTTGCCTATTTTTTCGGGTTCTCTTTCCTTTTTATGTCAATATTTCTGAGACTCTAATTCGGAATGTAGCTACAAACGAGCTTATAATTAAGGCGTGGAAATTAGTCAACATCTAGGCAGCTCGCTAGTGTGCAGTAATTAGTAATTTCAATTGAATATGTACTTAGTTTCATAGAGCCATATATGAAACACACACGAACAAATGTTCAGTACTTGTCAAGACCAGAGTTTTTCCACCTAGAAAATTAATAGAGtacgtgaaaaataaacaaaagatagTACAGAATTCGCTGCTTCCTTTTTACATACGTGTTATGCAATTTTTAACCAACAATCGATTCTTGTAATGTTCAACGATGCTGCACAAATGAAGATGGTGTGGCGTTTTCAgcgaaaaagtaaacaaaaatggAAATACGTTTACCAACCTTCTGGGGACTCTGTATAAACGGCTGTGTCGTCTAGCACATATGAGAAGGATGGAAAATAAGAGAAATGTATAATGTTAGTTAAAGTGAATGTGGAACATTATAAATCTTGTCGACTGTGAAATTACCACTAAACGTTCAAGAATTTTGTTAAACGGAAATGCGTTCTGTAATTGTAGAGGTAAATGTTTTACTGGCAATTAATTGTAATGTTATAAACATACTGCATTCAAAGTACCAAATTGCAATTTCATTGCATATCGAGGCGTTGTACGAAATAAGCGTGACGTTATTTGCGACTTGTTATTCACTTCTAAAGGAGAAGTTTCGTGACATATGTTTAATATCAGTGGACACGCTAAAAGGAGGTACGTTCTAAACGATAGCTTACTATTTAAGCTATGTTATCATCCGATTTTGGCTATGAAAATAAGGAAAACGTACCACAAACACCGTCACTACTTCTCGTCACATCACCAGTAATTTGGAGATCGGAAAGATCCCAACTAAAAACATCGCGACCGATGGAACAGTCATTGAAAACGGCTGCAACCTCATCACTACTGAGAACTCTGGACCATAAGTTGAAACCCGTTATACTGCCAATGAGAGCTTGAGTTGGGTCTAATTTCCCTCCAACTTCGTCCTGCTCCTGCCCTAGGGTAATAATTCCTCCTCCCGTTATGGTGTCACCACTCCTCAATCCAGAACCAGTTCGGAAGACAGCGCCATTATCATAATACGCCCAGTTGCCACCGTTTGATGACCACGTGGCACACACGTGATGCCATTGACCATCGGCAACATTCAAATCGGCTGAAAGTTGGGTTCCTTTGACGTATAACATTAAACTAGCGGCTGGATCCATAACAAATTCATTATGATGGGTTGAAGCGGCGTAGGAGACCAGTGTAGCTTTTGTTCCAGGGGGACTGGTTTTTACCCAGAGACATGCTGTTACAGCTGCCATTGCCGGTATCGGTCTTAACACACGAACAAATGTGTCAGTACTTGTCAAGACCAGAGTTTTTCCACCTAGAAAATTAATAGAGtacgtgaaaaataaacaaaagatagTACAGAATTCGCTGCTTCCTTTTTTACATACGTGTTATGCAATTTTTAACCAACAATCGATTCTTGTAATGTTCAACGATGCTGCACAAATGAAGATGGTGTGGCGTTTTCAgcgaaaaagtaaacaaaaatggAAATACGTTTACCAACCTTCTGGGGACTCTGTATAAACGGCTGTGTCGTCTAGCACATATGAGAAGGATGGAAAATAAGAGAAATGTACGTACGTTAATACCCACGGATGCATACACacatgcgtacgtacgtacgtatgtacacacactcacacacatacataataatacatacatacatacatacatacatacatacatacatacatacatacatacatacatacatacatacatacatacatacatacatacatacatacatacataacatacatacatacatacatacatacatacatacatacatacatatacatacatacatacatacatacagtacatacatacgtacatacatatacacacatacacacacatacatacatacatacaaacatacatacatacatacatacatacatacataacatacatacatacatacatacatacatacataccacacacacacacacacacacacacacacacacatacatacatctacatactacatacatacatacatacatacatacatacatacatacatacatacatacatacatacatacatacatacatacatacatacatacatacatacatacatacatacatacatacatacatacatacatacatacatacatacatacatacatacatacatacatacatacatacttacttacttacttacttacttacttacttacttacttacttacttacttacttacttacttacatacatacatacatacatacatacttacactAACCATTAGTCATTTTATGCACTTTAACAGCATATCACAAACATTCAATCAATTTTGGTGATATAATTTTCTTACATTCCTggctgctgggagtgcgggatcggcgggtgtgggaaaaatcggtcccacactctcagaaatcgtcccacactctgtagtaaatattacacgagctctgattggatgataaacagtatgTTTCGTTCCATGCAcgaaatgttatccaatggcacgacgagtaacacacggacctaGACTACGAAGTAAGgaggtcagagtacagtggtagacgacagagttgtcacgattttggctaatgttgtacatgtccaatatgaattaaacgcattttgtggtcatgtgagaaatagAATCGCAAACACCAAGGACCCTGGATCAGAGTTCTctcactcgttggggatattttgtcttaaactcgCCTGAGGCtcttgtgagacaaaatatccccaactcgtgtgagaaatctgatcccaggtccttggggttgtgagattctattaatcccAATAGCTGACGCTGTAACATCGCTTCCGTGGTGGGCTTGAGGAACTGATAAAAATGAGCCGATTTGATAAGGTGATGGTCTAAAATCCTTTGCAAGGCTGTTTTTTTAATTAGTGTCATAATTGCATATCTTTTGCAACACTCATTCATTCAACTAAGCATGAAAGCAGACGGAAATAAATCAGGTTAATGTATGTTGACGTCAAAGATCCAATGGTGTCTTATGGTCAACGAACAATATAGAGTTCTTCCCTTCCGTCAGGAGCACATGGAGTAAATGGTCTCGAATATAAAATATGGCTGAAGTCTATTAGACGGAATGAACACTTACAAACTTGTTAAAATTCTGAAAGACATACCTGAAATCTTAGCAGTCGTTCAGTTGCCTATTTTTCGGGTTCTCTTTCCTTTTTATGTCAATATTTCTGAGACTCTAATTCGGAATGTAGCTACAAACGAGCTTATAATTAAGGCGTGGAAATTAGTCAACATCTAGGCAGCTCGCTAGTGTGCAGTAATTAGTAATTTCAATTGACTATGTACTTAGTTTCATAGAGCCATATATCAAAGGAGTAAAGCCTCTACATGTACAACAATATTTCCATTACTATTTAAGCTATGTTGTCATCCGATTTTGGCTATAATAATAAGGAAAAACGTACCACAAACACCGTCACTACTTCTCGTCACATCACCAGTTATTTGGAGATCGGAAAGATCCCAACTAAAAACATCACCACCGATGGAACAGTATTGAAAACGGCTGCAACCTCATCACTACTGAGAACTCTGGACCATAAGTTGAAACCCGTTATACTGCCAATGAGAGCTTGAGTTGGGTCTAATTTCCCTCCAACTTCGTCCTGCTCCTGCCCTAGGGTAATAATTCCTCCTCCCGTTATGGTGTCACCACTCCTCAATCCAGAACCAGTTCGGAAGACAGCGCCATTATCATAATACGCCCAGTTGCCACCGTTTGATGACCACGTGGCACAAACGTGATGCCACTGACCATCGGCAACATTCAAATCGGCTGAAAGTTGGGTTCCTTTGACGTATAACATTAAACTAGCGGCTGGATCCATAACAAATTCATTATGATGGGTTGAAGCGGCGTAGGAGACCAGTGTAGCTTTTGTTCCAGGGGACTGGTTTTTACCCAGAGACATGCTGTTACAGCTGCCATTGCCGGTATCGGTCTTAACACACGAACAAATGTGTCAGTACTTGTCAAGACCAGAGTTTTTCCACCTAGAAAATTAATAGAGtacgtgaaaaataaacaaaagatagTACAGAATTCGCTGCTTCCTTTTTTACATACGTGTTATGCAATTTTTAACCAACAATCGATTCTTGTAATGTTCAACGATGCTGCACAAATGAAGATGGTGTGGCGTTTTCAgcgaaaaagtaaacaaaaatggAAATACGTTTACCAACCTTCTGGGGACTCTGTATAAACGGCTGTGTCGTCTAGCACATATGAGAAGGATGGAAAATAAGAGAAATGTACGTACGTTCATACCCACGGATGCATACACacatgcgtacgtacgtacgtatgtacacacactcacacacatacataaatacatacatacatacatacatacatacatacatacatacatacatacatacatacatacatacatacatacatacacatacatacatacatacatacatacatacatacatacatacatacatacatacatacatacatacatacatacatacatacatacatacatacatacatacatacatacatacatacatacatacacacacactacatacatacatacatacatacatacatacatacatacatacatacatacatacatacatacacacacacatacacacacatacacatacatacatacatacatacatacatacatacgtacgtacgtacgtacgtacgtacgtacgtacgtacgtacgtacgtacgtacgtacgtacgtacatacatacatacatacatacatacatacatacatacatacatacatacatacatacatacatacatacatacatacatacatacatacatacatacatacatacatacatacatacatacatacatacatacatacatacatacatacatacatacatacatacatacatacatacatacatacatacactaacCATTAGTCATTTTATGCACTTTAACAGCATATCACAAACATTCAATCAATTTTGGTGATATAATTTTCTTACATTCCTggctgctgggagtgcgggatcggcggtgtgggaaaaatcggtcccacactctcagaaatcgtcccacactctgtagtaaatattacacgagctctgattggatgataaacagtatgTTTCGTTCCATGCAcgaaatgttatccaatggcacgacgagtaacacacggacctaGACTACGAAGCTACGAAGTAAGgaggtcagagtacagtggcagacgacagagttgtcacgattttggctaatgttgtacatgtccaatatgaattaaacgcattttgtggtcatgtgagaaatagaatctcacacaccaaggacccgggatcagatttctctcactcgttggggatattttgtcttaaactcgcctgcggctcttgtgagacaaaatatccccaactcgtgtgagaaatctgatcccaggtccttggggtgtgagattctattaatccaATAGCTGACGCTGTAACATCACTTCCGTGGTGGGCTTGAGGAACTGATAAAAATGAGCCGATTTGATAAGGTGATGGTCTAAATCCTTTGCAAggctgtttttagctcacgtgtgtaaacacgtgggctattgtcatagcgatgtctgtctgtctgtccgtgtgtgtgtgtgtgtgtgtgttagtgtgtgtgtgtgtgtgtgtctgtctgtctgtttacacgataactcaaaaacgcctgaacggattcaagtcagatttggtacacaggtaccatatgctacttgcaagaactgattagattttggttagtgtggcttgcatattaatgaagttatgcaatatcgtttttttccgtacaatggtttccctatggagacggtaatgacagtgtagacatatatcaagaaatactgcacaaaatttcatgaaactttccacagatgacaatctaagaacattatgatgatactgtgagtgtcatgtaaattatcttctcatttgcatatttaatgaacttttgttattagtgagataactctgaaattcctgcaccaaacttgatgatacttgcaacaaatattgatctgatatatatctaattatacttagaagcattaggcagtgtcaagttaataaatagctcatttgcatattttatgaaggtttgtaattagtcatttaactccgatataacttcaccaaatgtgatgaaatctgctgcagatactgatccgacagatatctaactgttgtgtaaagcatttagtagtgtgaaattaattaagggttcatttgcatatttaatgaacttttgaattaggtttataactctgaaattacagcaccatagtcagtgaaattgggtacagatattgttttgataaatatctaattgtactgagaagcatttggtagtgtcaagttaacaaataggtcatttgcatattttatgaagtttgtaattagtgatataactccaaaataactgcaccaaatgtgatgaaatctgctgcagatactgatccgacagatatctaattgtggtgtagagcaattagttgtgtgaagttcattaagggttcatttgcatatttaatgaactttgtaattagtgatattactccaaaattacagcgttaaatttgatgaaacttgctacagatgttgatctgataaatatccaattgtactgagaagcatgaACAGTGTCATggtaataattagctcatttgcatatttcatgaagt
This window contains:
- the LOC139129150 gene encoding neuronal pentraxin-2-like, whose protein sequence is MAAVTACLWVKTSPPGTKATLVSYAASTHHNEFVMDPAASLMLYVKGTQLSADLNVADGQWHHVCATWSSNGGNWAYYDNGAVFRTGSGLRSGDTITGGGIITLGQEQDEVGGKLDPTQALIGSITGFNLWSRVLSSDEVAAVFNDCSIGRDVFSWDLSDLQITGDVTRSSDGVCGTFSLFS
- the LOC139129151 gene encoding neuronal pentraxin-2-like, with product MSLGKNQSPGTKATLVSYAASTHHNEFVMDPAASLMLYVKGTQLSADLNVADGQWHHVCATWSSNGGNWAYYDNGAVFRTGSGLRSGDTITGGGIITLGQEQDEVGGKLDPTQALIGSITGFNLWSRVLSSDEVAAVFNTVPSVVMFLVGIFPISK